One segment of Phragmites australis chromosome 13, lpPhrAust1.1, whole genome shotgun sequence DNA contains the following:
- the LOC133888538 gene encoding formin-like protein 18 isoform X2 has translation MRWPGCRFRWLLSACLISLLLLTPTYCKGLQLVGAIRSSLLWPPSTPPSLAIPGQDESVEQLWFSCALDLRIPQGFKNKSHRTNNKKSSHQKISIEEVITNTLSPAEVANNFLDCLNKHNFPFPRAVSEHGLQQEEETRSLFPNSNSINPPFAMKRRFLLEGASAAVAPPLGPAHYSFSPPAKQAIRSVLSSESEARPLVSSMKKAAKPVPKDKSKDSSSATIVAGLSVSCIALVALICLCCCACRGNHSSASSYDLRDDKPLLSLNLSDLSGSSRKSCSTPIDVNKLGALSLSSSESQHKESSLPMKVGGEALSMKSEFERHSNVQAMKLSSHEITTIGGRPVTSANSLAAKAAAAVPSANASESARAPAAGSAPPPPPAPPHPKAPCAPPAAPAPPPLKKPAAGSSNLRPPGPPPPPASRAAAGPGPPPPPPTRAGAGPPPPAMPGPPKARGPPPFKKPGNVAGHHAADSNKTKLKPFFWDKVTANPEQTMVWDQIKAGSFQFNEEMIESLFGCHSTDKKSADGKKDLTAKDATQFVRILEPKKAQNLAISLKALSVSAEEVRNAVMEGHELPSDLIQTLIRWMPTSDEELRLRLYTGELTQLGPAEQFLRTIIDIPYIFQRLDALLFMSSLPEEAANAEQSFKTLEVACQELRNSRLFKKLLEAVLKTGNRMNDGTFRGGAQAFKLDTLLKLADVKGVDGKTTLLHFVVQEIIRSEGVRAVRAAKEQMNSSISSVSSADDLTEDVSDDTEHYKQLGLNVVSSLGDDLQNVRKAACLDSDALTISVVSLGHKLVKANEFLNTGMKSLDEDSGFHRKLGRFIEQSQVQVTHLLEEEKKLRSLVRATVDYFHGSTGKDEGLRLFVIVRDFLAILDKVCKEVKEAASKAAAAANKKPAAAAGTRGRQPSQSSLSFRDPRQHLVPAIQDRRGAAAHSSSSSSDSDDSDS, from the exons ATGAGGTGGCCGGGGTGCAGATTCAGATGGCTCCTCAGCGCATGCCTCATttctctgctcctcctcacGCCAACATACTGCAAAGGGCTGCAGCTCGTTGGCGCAATCAGGAGTAGCTTGTTGTGGCCACCATCTACCCCTCCATCTCTTGCAATCCCGGGACAAGATGAATCG GTGGAACAATTATGGTTCAGTTGTGCTCTAGACTTGAGAATTCCTCAAGGTTTTAAAAATAAGTCCCATAGAACAAATAATAAGAAGTCCTCTCATCAAAAGATCAGTATTGAGGAAGTAATCACCAATACCTTGTCGCCTGCAGAAGTTGCCAACAATTTTCTGGACTGCTTAAACAAGCATAATTTCCCTTTCCCACGTGCTGTCTCTGAACATGGActgcagcaggaggaggaaacCAGAAGCTTATTTCCCAACTCGAACAGCATCAACCCGCCTTTTGCAATGAAAAGAAGATTTCTACTTGAAGGAGCTTCAGCAGCCGTTGCTCCACCCCTTGGACCAGCACATTATTCTTTCTCACCTCCAGCAAAACAAGCAATAAGAAGTGTGTTGTCTTCTGAATCAGAGGCTCGTCCACTAGTCTCTAGTATGAAAAAGGCTGCTAAACCAGTGCCGAAAGACAAGAGCAAGGACAGCAGTTCAGCCACTATTGTCGCTGGTTTGTCAGTGTCTTGTATAGCATTGGTGGCTCTTATCTGTCTGTGCTGTTGCGCTTGTCGCGGAAACCATAGTTCAGCTTCATCTTATGATCTAAGGGATGATAAACCACTGCtgagtttgaatttgagtgaCTTATCAG GTTCATCGCGTAAATCGTGCTCTACCCCGATTGATGTCAACAAGTTGGGGGCTTTGTCACTCAGTTCATCAGAGAGCCAACATAAGGAATCTTCACTACCTATGAAGGTAGGAGGAGAAGCATTGTCAATGAAGTCGGAGTTCGAGCGACACAGCAATGTGCAGGCGATGAAGCTAAGCTCTCACGAAATAACCACCATTGGTGGACGTCCGGTGACCTCTGCTAACTCTCTGGCTGCGAAAGCTGCTGCTGCAGTTCCTTCTGCTAATGCTAGTGAAAGCGCTCGTGCACCTGCAGCTGGTTCagcaccaccgccacctccagctcctcctcaCCCGAAGGCCCCTTGTGCACCACCTGCTGCACCAGCACCTCCTCCTCTAAAGAAGCCTGCTGCTGGTTCCAGCAATCTGCGTCCACCAGgaccaccaccgcctcctgcTTCCAGGGCTGCAGCCGGACCTggacctccacctccaccaccaacaaGAGCTGGAGCTGGACCTCCACCACCAGCAATGCCTGGTCCTCCAAAAGCGCGTGGGCCACCGCCGTTTAAGAAACCAGGAAATGTAGCAGGTCATCATGCGGCGGACTCTAATAAAACAAAGCTCAAGCCCTTCTTCTGGGATAAAGTTACTGCAAATCCAGAGCAAACAATGGTGTGGGATCAAATTAAAGCGGGATCCTTCCA GTTTAACGAGGAGATGATTGAGAGTCTTTTTGGTTGTCACTCTACTGACAAGAAAAGTGCTGATGGCAAAAAAGATTTAACAGCAAAGGATGCCACTCAGTTTGTTAGGATACTCGAACCTAAAAAAGCACAGAACTTAGCGATATCACTGAAGGCGTTGAGCGTTTCAGCAGAAGAAGTACGTAATGCAGTCATGGAAG GGCATGAACTCCCCTCTGACTTGATACAAACCTTGATAAGGTGGATGCCAACTAGCGACGAGGAGCTAAGGCTTCGGCTGTACACCGGAGAGCTCACTCAACTTGGTCCTGCGGAGCAATTCTTGAGGACCATCATTGACATCCCTTACATCTTCCAGCGCCTGGATGCGTTGCTTTTCATGTCCAGTTTGCCGGAAGAAGCTGCAAACGCGGAGCAGTCATTTAAAACCTTGGAG GTGGCCTGCCAGGAGCTTCGGAACAGCCGTCTTTTTAAGAAGCTGCTGGAGGCTGTACTGAAGACCGGCAACCGAATGAACGACGGCACCTTTCGAGGGGGCGCCCAGGCATTCAAACTGGATACCCTCCTCAAGCTCGCCGACGTCAAGGGGGTTGATGGCAAGACGACGCTGCTGCATTTCGTCGTCCAGGAGATCATTCGCTCGGAGGGTGTCCGCGCCGTGCGGGCTGCCAAAGAGCAGATGAACAGCAGCATCTCCAGCGTGAGCTCCGCCGATGATCTCACCGAGGATGTCAGCGATGACACGGAGCACTACAAGCAGCTTGGCCTCAACGTCGTCTCCAGCCTGGGAGACGACCTCCAGAACGTCCGGAAGGCGGCATGCCTCGACTCGGACGCGCTAACCATCTCGGTGGTGAGCCTGGGTCACAAGCTGGTGAAGGCCAACGAGTTCCTGAACACGGGCATGAAGAGCTTAGACGAGGACAGTGGGTTCCATCGCAAGCTGGGCCGGTTCATAGAGCAGTCTCAGGTGCAGGTCACCCACCTgctggaggaagagaagaagctGCGGTCACTGGTGCGTGCCACCGTGGATTACTTCCATGGGAGCACAGGGAAGGACGAGGGCCTGAGGCTGTTCGTGATCGTGCGTGACTTCCTCGCAATACTGGACAAGGTGTGCAAAGAAGTGAAAGAGGCTGCCTCCAAGGCAGCAGCTGCTGCCAACAAGAAACCTGCAGCTGCAGCAGGAACAAGGGGCAGGCAACCGTCTCAGTCGTCGCTGTCATTCCGCGATCCTCGACAGCATCTGGTGCCTGCGATTCAAGATCGGAGAGGGGCAGCGGCGCACAGCTCTAGTTCCTCTTCTGATTCTGATGACAGCGATAGCTAG
- the LOC133888538 gene encoding formin-like protein 18 isoform X1: protein MRWPGCRFRWLLSACLISLLLLTPTYCKGLQLVGAIRSSLLWPPSTPPSLAIPGQDESVEQLWFSCALDLRIPQGFKNKSHRTNNKKSSHQKISIEEVITNTLSPAEVANNFLDCLNKHNFPFPRAVSEHGLQQEEETRSLFPNSNSINPPFAMKRRFLLEGASAAVAPPLGPAHYSFSPPAKQAIRSVLSSESEARPLVSSMKKAAKPVPKDKSKDSSSATIVAGLSVSCIALVALICLCCCACRGNHSSASSYDLRDDKPLLSLNLSDLSAGSSRKSCSTPIDVNKLGALSLSSSESQHKESSLPMKVGGEALSMKSEFERHSNVQAMKLSSHEITTIGGRPVTSANSLAAKAAAAVPSANASESARAPAAGSAPPPPPAPPHPKAPCAPPAAPAPPPLKKPAAGSSNLRPPGPPPPPASRAAAGPGPPPPPPTRAGAGPPPPAMPGPPKARGPPPFKKPGNVAGHHAADSNKTKLKPFFWDKVTANPEQTMVWDQIKAGSFQFNEEMIESLFGCHSTDKKSADGKKDLTAKDATQFVRILEPKKAQNLAISLKALSVSAEEVRNAVMEGHELPSDLIQTLIRWMPTSDEELRLRLYTGELTQLGPAEQFLRTIIDIPYIFQRLDALLFMSSLPEEAANAEQSFKTLEVACQELRNSRLFKKLLEAVLKTGNRMNDGTFRGGAQAFKLDTLLKLADVKGVDGKTTLLHFVVQEIIRSEGVRAVRAAKEQMNSSISSVSSADDLTEDVSDDTEHYKQLGLNVVSSLGDDLQNVRKAACLDSDALTISVVSLGHKLVKANEFLNTGMKSLDEDSGFHRKLGRFIEQSQVQVTHLLEEEKKLRSLVRATVDYFHGSTGKDEGLRLFVIVRDFLAILDKVCKEVKEAASKAAAAANKKPAAAAGTRGRQPSQSSLSFRDPRQHLVPAIQDRRGAAAHSSSSSSDSDDSDS from the exons ATGAGGTGGCCGGGGTGCAGATTCAGATGGCTCCTCAGCGCATGCCTCATttctctgctcctcctcacGCCAACATACTGCAAAGGGCTGCAGCTCGTTGGCGCAATCAGGAGTAGCTTGTTGTGGCCACCATCTACCCCTCCATCTCTTGCAATCCCGGGACAAGATGAATCG GTGGAACAATTATGGTTCAGTTGTGCTCTAGACTTGAGAATTCCTCAAGGTTTTAAAAATAAGTCCCATAGAACAAATAATAAGAAGTCCTCTCATCAAAAGATCAGTATTGAGGAAGTAATCACCAATACCTTGTCGCCTGCAGAAGTTGCCAACAATTTTCTGGACTGCTTAAACAAGCATAATTTCCCTTTCCCACGTGCTGTCTCTGAACATGGActgcagcaggaggaggaaacCAGAAGCTTATTTCCCAACTCGAACAGCATCAACCCGCCTTTTGCAATGAAAAGAAGATTTCTACTTGAAGGAGCTTCAGCAGCCGTTGCTCCACCCCTTGGACCAGCACATTATTCTTTCTCACCTCCAGCAAAACAAGCAATAAGAAGTGTGTTGTCTTCTGAATCAGAGGCTCGTCCACTAGTCTCTAGTATGAAAAAGGCTGCTAAACCAGTGCCGAAAGACAAGAGCAAGGACAGCAGTTCAGCCACTATTGTCGCTGGTTTGTCAGTGTCTTGTATAGCATTGGTGGCTCTTATCTGTCTGTGCTGTTGCGCTTGTCGCGGAAACCATAGTTCAGCTTCATCTTATGATCTAAGGGATGATAAACCACTGCtgagtttgaatttgagtgaCTTATCAG CAGGTTCATCGCGTAAATCGTGCTCTACCCCGATTGATGTCAACAAGTTGGGGGCTTTGTCACTCAGTTCATCAGAGAGCCAACATAAGGAATCTTCACTACCTATGAAGGTAGGAGGAGAAGCATTGTCAATGAAGTCGGAGTTCGAGCGACACAGCAATGTGCAGGCGATGAAGCTAAGCTCTCACGAAATAACCACCATTGGTGGACGTCCGGTGACCTCTGCTAACTCTCTGGCTGCGAAAGCTGCTGCTGCAGTTCCTTCTGCTAATGCTAGTGAAAGCGCTCGTGCACCTGCAGCTGGTTCagcaccaccgccacctccagctcctcctcaCCCGAAGGCCCCTTGTGCACCACCTGCTGCACCAGCACCTCCTCCTCTAAAGAAGCCTGCTGCTGGTTCCAGCAATCTGCGTCCACCAGgaccaccaccgcctcctgcTTCCAGGGCTGCAGCCGGACCTggacctccacctccaccaccaacaaGAGCTGGAGCTGGACCTCCACCACCAGCAATGCCTGGTCCTCCAAAAGCGCGTGGGCCACCGCCGTTTAAGAAACCAGGAAATGTAGCAGGTCATCATGCGGCGGACTCTAATAAAACAAAGCTCAAGCCCTTCTTCTGGGATAAAGTTACTGCAAATCCAGAGCAAACAATGGTGTGGGATCAAATTAAAGCGGGATCCTTCCA GTTTAACGAGGAGATGATTGAGAGTCTTTTTGGTTGTCACTCTACTGACAAGAAAAGTGCTGATGGCAAAAAAGATTTAACAGCAAAGGATGCCACTCAGTTTGTTAGGATACTCGAACCTAAAAAAGCACAGAACTTAGCGATATCACTGAAGGCGTTGAGCGTTTCAGCAGAAGAAGTACGTAATGCAGTCATGGAAG GGCATGAACTCCCCTCTGACTTGATACAAACCTTGATAAGGTGGATGCCAACTAGCGACGAGGAGCTAAGGCTTCGGCTGTACACCGGAGAGCTCACTCAACTTGGTCCTGCGGAGCAATTCTTGAGGACCATCATTGACATCCCTTACATCTTCCAGCGCCTGGATGCGTTGCTTTTCATGTCCAGTTTGCCGGAAGAAGCTGCAAACGCGGAGCAGTCATTTAAAACCTTGGAG GTGGCCTGCCAGGAGCTTCGGAACAGCCGTCTTTTTAAGAAGCTGCTGGAGGCTGTACTGAAGACCGGCAACCGAATGAACGACGGCACCTTTCGAGGGGGCGCCCAGGCATTCAAACTGGATACCCTCCTCAAGCTCGCCGACGTCAAGGGGGTTGATGGCAAGACGACGCTGCTGCATTTCGTCGTCCAGGAGATCATTCGCTCGGAGGGTGTCCGCGCCGTGCGGGCTGCCAAAGAGCAGATGAACAGCAGCATCTCCAGCGTGAGCTCCGCCGATGATCTCACCGAGGATGTCAGCGATGACACGGAGCACTACAAGCAGCTTGGCCTCAACGTCGTCTCCAGCCTGGGAGACGACCTCCAGAACGTCCGGAAGGCGGCATGCCTCGACTCGGACGCGCTAACCATCTCGGTGGTGAGCCTGGGTCACAAGCTGGTGAAGGCCAACGAGTTCCTGAACACGGGCATGAAGAGCTTAGACGAGGACAGTGGGTTCCATCGCAAGCTGGGCCGGTTCATAGAGCAGTCTCAGGTGCAGGTCACCCACCTgctggaggaagagaagaagctGCGGTCACTGGTGCGTGCCACCGTGGATTACTTCCATGGGAGCACAGGGAAGGACGAGGGCCTGAGGCTGTTCGTGATCGTGCGTGACTTCCTCGCAATACTGGACAAGGTGTGCAAAGAAGTGAAAGAGGCTGCCTCCAAGGCAGCAGCTGCTGCCAACAAGAAACCTGCAGCTGCAGCAGGAACAAGGGGCAGGCAACCGTCTCAGTCGTCGCTGTCATTCCGCGATCCTCGACAGCATCTGGTGCCTGCGATTCAAGATCGGAGAGGGGCAGCGGCGCACAGCTCTAGTTCCTCTTCTGATTCTGATGACAGCGATAGCTAG